A genomic region of Ictidomys tridecemlineatus isolate mIctTri1 chromosome 10, mIctTri1.hap1, whole genome shotgun sequence contains the following coding sequences:
- the Ccsap gene encoding centriole, cilia and spindle-associated protein isoform X2: protein MQTSLGYAGFSSLGCASMSDIAGSYALPVKDVEEKSEQQTRVKETDRLPAGVKPRQQPSALFARGSRKAVRSPQRSSSKIKENKHPFALYGWGERQTDTGSQKTHNVCASASVHEIHESALRARSRRQEEKRKLAAQRQRAHSVEVQRGRTARAPSAESPWVTEYMRCFSARA from the exons ATGCAGACGTCTCTTGGATATGCTGGCTTCTCTTCCCTTGGATGTGCATCCATGAGTGACATTGCTGGATcgtatg CACTGCCAGTGAAAGATGTAGAAGAAAAATCCGAACAACAAACCAGAGTGAAGGAGACGGACAGGTTACCTGCTGGTGTCAAACCCCGACAGCAACCAAGTGCCTTATTTGCTAGAGGAAGTAGGAAAGCGGTCAGAAGCCCCCAAAGATCGtccagtaaaataaaagaaaacaagcacCCATTTGCTCTTTACGGctggggagagagacagacagacaccgGAAGCCAGAAGACCCACAACGTCTGTGCCTCTGCCTCGGTGCATGAG ATTCACGAGTCGGCGCTACGTGCCAGGAGCAGAAggcaggaggagaagaggaagctgGCTGCTCAGCGGCAGCGTGCGCACTCGGTGGAGGTGCAGAGAGGCAGGACAGCGAGGGCCCCCTCTGCAGAGAGCCCCTGGGTGACGGAGTACATGCGCTGCTTCTCAGCAAGGGCCTAG
- the Ccsap gene encoding centriole, cilia and spindle-associated protein isoform X1, with the protein MSPGSGLKSEYMKRYREPRWDEYAPCYRELLRYRLGRRLLEQAHAPWLWDAWGPDCASDDSASSAASGPAPRCALADPEEASEVSEPAEASAREEPERPAGERGAEAGDEQDAAQPALPVKDVEEKSEQQTRVKETDRLPAGVKPRQQPSALFARGSRKAVRSPQRSSSKIKENKHPFALYGWGERQTDTGSQKTHNVCASASVHEIHESALRARSRRQEEKRKLAAQRQRAHSVEVQRGRTARAPSAESPWVTEYMRCFSARA; encoded by the exons ATGTCACCGGGCAGCGGGTTGAAGAGCGAGTACATGAAGCGCTACCGGGAGCCGCGCTGGGACGAGTACGCGCCGTGCTACCGGGAGCTGCTGCGCTACCGCCTGGGCCGCCGGCTGCTGGAGCAGGCGCACGCGCCCTGGCTCTGGGACGCCTGGGGCCCGGACTGCGCCTCGGACGACTCGGCCTCGTCGGCAGCGTCGGGCCCCGCGCCCCGGTGCGCGCTTGCGGACCCCGAGGAGGCCTCGGAGGTCTCGGAGCCCGCGGAGGCCTCGGCGCGTGAGGAGCCCGAGCGGCCTGCTGGGGAGCGGGGCGCGGAGGCCGGGGACGAGCAGGACGCGGCGCAGCCAG CACTGCCAGTGAAAGATGTAGAAGAAAAATCCGAACAACAAACCAGAGTGAAGGAGACGGACAGGTTACCTGCTGGTGTCAAACCCCGACAGCAACCAAGTGCCTTATTTGCTAGAGGAAGTAGGAAAGCGGTCAGAAGCCCCCAAAGATCGtccagtaaaataaaagaaaacaagcacCCATTTGCTCTTTACGGctggggagagagacagacagacaccgGAAGCCAGAAGACCCACAACGTCTGTGCCTCTGCCTCGGTGCATGAG ATTCACGAGTCGGCGCTACGTGCCAGGAGCAGAAggcaggaggagaagaggaagctgGCTGCTCAGCGGCAGCGTGCGCACTCGGTGGAGGTGCAGAGAGGCAGGACAGCGAGGGCCCCCTCTGCAGAGAGCCCCTGGGTGACGGAGTACATGCGCTGCTTCTCAGCAAGGGCCTAG